Within Streptomyces antibioticus, the genomic segment GCGAGAAGATGGAACGTTCCGTCTCGGCGGTGTACTCCCCGCCCCTGCTGACCACGAAGTGGTGGATGACCGGGCTGAACGTGTCGTTCAGCAGCACCCCGTCGATGTTGAGCGCGGCGAGCCGCAGCGTGGTGAATTCCCCCATGTTCCCTCCCGAGAGCGTGCCTGACGTACGGGCCTCGCGAACGGCCGTGCGCACCCGTCGGTGCGGTCGGCGTGTGCCCGTGCGTCGTTGCCCTGGGCAGGCGTCGGCGGTGGTCCTCGGCGCCGCCGTCCTCGGCGGTCGCCGGATCCGCCCGTGCCGCGGGTCACCGGGGAGCCGAGGGGCGCGTCCGGTGCGCGGGGCCGGTCAAGCGGTCGGACTTGCTTCCGGAAGAGTGCCATAGACGGCGGCCCGCCCGCGCTCCGGATCGATCTTGACGCGGATGGCGATCGCGGGGACGGCGACGCCCGGGAGCAGCAGTTTCCACATGCGCACCGCGCGCTGCGGCAGATCCGCGCGGCCGGTCGCGGCGGCCGCGAAGAGCTGCATGCCGGTACAGGTCTCGACGACGAGTTCGGCCAGTTCCCGCGGGTCGACCCCGGCCTGGAGCTCGCCCCGCGTCTCGGCGGTGACCAGGCATTCCTGCATGATGGTCGCCCACTCCTCGTACGGGCGGGCCGCGTCCTCCATGCCGAACGCGCTCTGTTCCGTGGTCAGCCGGACGCCGGCCCGCAGCAGGGTGCTGGTCTGGAGCTGGTGCGACCAGATCATGGTGATGTCGACCAGTCGCTGGAGTCCTTCGGAGGTCAGCAGCGGGACGATGGTCTCGGACTGGGCCTGCATGACCGCGCGGGCCAGGGTCTCCTTGGACCCGAAGTGGAAGTAGAGGGCGCCGGCGGTGGTGCCGGAGCGCTCCAGGATGCGGTTGATGCTGGCCCCGGCGTAGCCGAGTTCGTCGAAGACGGCCGCGGCCGCGTGCAGGATCGCCTCGCGGGTCTCCACGGCCCGTTGCTGCTTGAGCTGTCTCATTGCCCCTCCAAAAACAGAACGATCGTTATATTCCCCCTGTATGGGTGTTCTGTCCAGAGGCTTCCCTGATGTCCTTGAGAAATGTGAGGTCGTGCGCGGGTCCGGAGGAAGGTCGACGGCCGCCGCCTTGGCAGTGTATTGGCTATCTCTTTGCCGGGCCATGGTCATGCAGAACCGAGCGCTCTTTATGTTTGGTGTGTCCCCGGCCTCCTGACCGTGGCCGGGGTGGGTCACCTAGGGGGGAAGGTCCGCGTGTCCGCTATTGCCATGCCCGCAGATATGGCCGACAAGGCTGCTGTACGACTCACGCCCGATGCCACGGCCGGGATTCCGGTCACGGCCGCGTACGTGCACAAGGTGGAGGTGTCCGAGGTCCTCCTCAGGGAGGCGTGGGCCACGGGGGAGGACACCTACCGGATCAGGGCCGACTGGCCGCGGAGCCACGGCTTCTACACCTCCCGTCATGGCCTGCACGACCCTCTCCTGCTCGCCGAGACGGTCCGCCAGGCGGTGCCGCTGCTCAGTCACGCCGGCTATGGCGCGCCCTTCGGCCACCGTCAGTCGTGGAGCAGTCTGAACTATGCCCTCACGCCCGCCGCACTGGCGGTCGGCGAGGGCGACACCGAGATCGAGCTGCGCGTGGCCTGCCGGGACGTCGTACGCCGGGCCGGCCGGCTGGCGTCGATGAACCTCCAGGTCGAGATCGTGCGGGACGGCACGCGCGTGGGCACCGCCCGCACCCGCTTCGCCAACCACGCCCCGGTCCTCTACGAGCGGATCCGCGGCCCCTACGCCGACCTCGCCGGCGCCACCGCCCGCGCGCTGCCCCCGGCCCCGCCGGTGGATCCCGCGCGCGTGGGGCGCGGGCACCCGGCCGACGTCGTCCTCGCCGCGTCGGACGTGCCCGGCCGCAGCCGACTGCGGGTCGATCTGGGGCACCCGGTGCTCTTCGACCACCCGGTGGACCACGCGCCGGGCATGCTGCTGCTGGAGGCCGCCCGCCAGGCGGCGCAGGCGGTGGCCCATCCGCGGCCGGTCGTGGCCGTCGGCATGGACACCCTCTTCACTCGCTACTGCGAACTCGACGCGGAGTGCTGGATCCATGCCGGTCTGCTCGACTCCCCCGACTCGGGGACGACGCGGGCGGTGGTGTCGCTGGTGCAGAACGATCTGTGCGTGTTCTCCGGGGTCATCACGCTGAGGGAGATACCGGGGGCTTGAGGCGGGTGGGGGCTGAGCCGGGCGGGGGCTGAGGCGGGCGGGGGCTGAGGCGGGCGGGGGCTGAGGCTGGCGGGCGGTTGTGCCTGGGGGGCTCTGAGGCGGGCGGGGGCTGAGCTGGGCGGGGGCCGGGTCCAGCAGGTGGGTGTGTCTGGCGGGCGGGTGCGCCGGGCGAGGGCCGGGGCTGGCGAGCGGGTGTGTCTGGCGGGTGCCGGGTCTGGCGGGCGGGTGCGCTTGATGGGTGCCGGGTCCAGCAGGTGGGTGCGTCCGGCGAGGGCCGGGTCCGGCGGGTGGCGAGTCTGGCGGGTGCCGGGTCCGGCGGGCGGGTGCGCTTGGAGGGTGCCGGGTCCAGCAGGTGGGTGTGTCTGGCGGGTGCCGGGTCTGGCGGGCGGGTGCGTCCGGCGGGGGCTTGCGGCTTGTGGGGCGGTCCGGGTGACGGTGTTGTCCACAGGGCGGGAGTTGTCCACAGGGGCTGACGCCTTTCGGCCGCCGGGCGGTACGGTCGGCACGAATTGATCGGCGAATCGATCGACGTACATGTGCGGGGGAGGCGGTCGCTGTGACCGGGGCCGGCGGAGAAGTGACGGGCGGGGCGGGCAGGTTGCCCAAGGTCAGGGGGTTCGCGGAGTGGCCCTCGGCGGGGTCGCCCAAGGCGGAGGGCAAGGCCCTGCGGACCGGTGTGCCGAGGGCCGCGCACGCCGCGCTCGACCTGGACGCCGGCCGCCCGGACGCGGTGGCCGCGGTCGAGGAGTCCAGCCGCGGCCGGCTCCCCGAGCTGACGCCGATACGGGTCGGCCGGATGGCGGCGACCCCCTTCGCGTTCCTGCGCGGCGCGGCGGGCCTGATGGGCCACGACCTGGCCCGCACCCCGATGACCCGGATCCGCGCGCAGATCTGCGGTGACGCGCACGCGGCCAACTTCGGTCTGTACGGGGACGCGCGGGGCGGTCTGGTCATCGACCTGAACGACTTCGACGAGACCGTCGCGGGGCCCTGGGAGTGGGACCT encodes:
- a CDS encoding ScbR family autoregulator-binding transcription factor codes for the protein MRQLKQQRAVETREAILHAAAAVFDELGYAGASINRILERSGTTAGALYFHFGSKETLARAVMQAQSETIVPLLTSEGLQRLVDITMIWSHQLQTSTLLRAGVRLTTEQSAFGMEDAARPYEEWATIMQECLVTAETRGELQAGVDPRELAELVVETCTGMQLFAAAATGRADLPQRAVRMWKLLLPGVAVPAIAIRVKIDPERGRAAVYGTLPEASPTA
- a CDS encoding ScbA/BarX family gamma-butyrolactone biosynthesis protein, translating into MPADMADKAAVRLTPDATAGIPVTAAYVHKVEVSEVLLREAWATGEDTYRIRADWPRSHGFYTSRHGLHDPLLLAETVRQAVPLLSHAGYGAPFGHRQSWSSLNYALTPAALAVGEGDTEIELRVACRDVVRRAGRLASMNLQVEIVRDGTRVGTARTRFANHAPVLYERIRGPYADLAGATARALPPAPPVDPARVGRGHPADVVLAASDVPGRSRLRVDLGHPVLFDHPVDHAPGMLLLEAARQAAQAVAHPRPVVAVGMDTLFTRYCELDAECWIHAGLLDSPDSGTTRAVVSLVQNDLCVFSGVITLREIPGA